The Humulus lupulus chromosome 7, drHumLupu1.1, whole genome shotgun sequence region tatatataaatataatataaataaataatatagtaCCAATTAccaatttttaataatataaataaataaataaataccaaTCTTATTTCTAAATctgatatcatatatatatatatcatatatatcatatatatatatatatatctgaaattataatatatatatttatataagcaaataaataaaaaaaaagaagcaaTATATATACCTCAACCCACGGCTGGAACCGTGAGCAACCAGCACCGCCGGAGCCGAGAACCTGCACCGCCGGAGAGCCTGCTGGAGCCGAGACCTGCGCCGCCGTGAGTGCTGGAGCCGTGCGCCGCCGTGAGTGCTGGAACCGTCGTCGACGCCGCCGAGAATGCTGGAACGTCACTGCCGTCGAGCACCACCTGTTGCCGTTCATCTCCTTCAGCCTTGGTCATGTCGTTCAGCCATTCATCTCCTTCAGTGCCGTGTGGCTGCTGTGGGTTTGAGTATATGTAACCCTATAAAACCCCAAATGTGTATAGttttttaagtatatatataaccCGAAATATATGGCTGTTTTTTAGAGTTTTACTTAAAATATTTAAggcttgctttgggagtccttaaaattattaagtaagacACCtttttttttagcccagattttttaggactcgcaaattcttttaggacacttattgcgagtcctaaaagagtattaaggactcccaaagcaagtccttaaaaatattaagtaaaacacttatttttatagcccagatttttttagggctcgcattttcttttaggacactcattgcgagtcctaaattacgttttttcaggactctcattGAGTGCCCTAAAAacttcataaatatttttaaggacttgcatttatgtgcgtgtcctaaaaaagtgtctcgtaaagggtattttgtagtagtgagattAGTGTTAAATAATGAATCGTAATATATGAATGttctcaaaggaagattataactcagatacttttttaggtggttcgaaggttaaaatctttctagtccaccagccactattattgatatatctctgatattccttatagggtgtttctttacaaattagaagacAATCCTTTGCAAcccctagggtctccatatttatagggagaggacacctgggcaTTGGCAAAGGggatcatcccgtgaccttcttacccatcatgtcacttctatgacattcatgattaattcctaaaacctgacaatgaagtgtggtctaatcaataggtaagggggataatgggccgcgtggcccaaaccagtcgtggggtgcctgaacacgtacgtttatgctgcgtgtccgagaattcaggaaaagagtagacacgtgatgtctgaaatatgcacgtttacattgcgtggttgattTTATAAAGGGTTGGAGGTGTCAGCTCCAGACCGTATCCCGAGCTTGATGtggtctcagctcgtggtgtccacgctgctgacccgatgccattcgagtattcttactaaaccattcgctacctcgagctaaagaggtagagactcgtaacagTAGCTCCGGGCAGGTGACTTCTacgtggctgataggattatgctCCTTTTTCAGCTCGTTGATaccccgtggatatttagggcgtacaagaCTACTTACTAATTTTCACCACAAAATTTCCTAATTaatataagcatgcttattaaTTTTCAGATAAATAAGTTGCTAGCATGCACCTCTAATTTTTCTACCCATCTCCTTTTTAATTAActtctttttaaataattttttttctatatttttataactttaCATAATAAATATTGTTATAATATTACTAAACGAGTTTCTACAATCCACACTATAGGGTATAACGGTTGAGGAGTTATCAAGACTAAATGAATAGTGATAATTAACTTcaaaatatgtaaatatatatatggatacagacacaattttaaaaaaaaattgtttatttaCGCTGTTCACacggttgtaaaaataaataatataaacaagGTTCAACATAGATAAAAGTAAAATATTACTCCTCAAATTGGCAGTAGTGTTTCCCTttcaaaaaaaaagtaaatatctTCCATATATAAAAAGTGTTTAGATAgcggaaattttttattttaacggttttttatttatttttattaactttaatggaatatttttatatttaactgaatatttttatatttaatggtagattgtaaacatgacttaaaattaaataaatcaaaataagatatttttgagatattttacaataataattatttaaaaataataaaatcatatattttataacttaaataaaatttaattaaacttaaacttaatattaaacatataatatataatatataatcttttgttgttactgtcaaattcaaaatctagaacaaatataaacttaaacaaaaataaataaattaattgattgattaaaatatgatattttaaagatattttaggataatttaaataattaaatcatatttatttaaaaataataaaagcatatatataatttttttatcttataaatttgtgtgatagtttattttttatcaagtgattgaagctttttttttcatcaaattcactCAAGGAGATTGCGAgatacattaaaaactaaaaatagttatGCATATATACTAATGTCTACCCtataattttttctattcttattataTATGTCAACGTTGTTTAGatgtcatctatatagagattattgatataaattgGTTGTATATAGTATAGAAAAAAGTGGCAGTAGTCATACATTAAATTACATGAAGGGTGAAATAGTCATAAAATATCAAGGCCAATTCATGTGGAGGTCTATGGGACTACTACATAAATATAAAcaaagtttaacaaaaaaaaaaaggtaaaataGTCCTCAAGTTGGCAGTGTTCATATGACAAATTGCATAAAAGGTCAAATGGTGTAGTAATAAGTAGAATTATATTGacaagggtaaaatagtcttcaATTTATCAAGACTAATACGTGTCCTCTTGACACTTTTATAATAGTAAGATAtatctttttttattatatttcttaATTCATTCTTATCTAATATTATTATGTCTTTTTTATTATATTTCCTAATTCAatcttatccaaaaaaaaaatcttatccaataatataattatagatatGTATAAAGGtgtaaaaaaacaatttgttttCAAATTTCCTTGCAATAATATTTTTGAGTAGCTTATTTagaataaaaacaataaaataaaaagatgcATACATATGAGACAAAAGTAATATATTCTAGTTTGGACTtgtaaacaaacaaacaaaaaagccACCTACGTACAACAAAACCCTAGCTAATATACtaaggaagaagaaaaaagaagccAAAGCTAAGGTTGATGATGGACGTACATGGCGAACATTACTCGTTATTCAAAACTAATACAAGCTGATCCATCTCCAATGAGATGGCTAAAAAGACACTCTCCTTCTCCACCAAACGATAGCTCAACGCTACTATTCATCATCAGTTCCATATAATCATCATCCTCACCATAACCTAGTTGTGGCCAAGTGAAACCATCCAAACCTCCGAACTCGCCCGACTCGGCGCTCACCGCTCTGCTAAGAGGGCCTGCAGATTCGAAGTCAGCCCCAGAACTCGTCGACGAGTACTGGGGATAGTGGTGGTGGCGGCCTGGCAGGTTGAGCTTGGCGCCCGGGCCGTACTGCTTCCAAGCGGCGTCGTCATAAGCGCCAGCGGCTTCTATGGCGGTGTTGAAGGTGCCGAGCCACAGCCGCGCACCGCGGTTTGGCTTCCGGATTTCGGCCACCCATTTGCCCCAAGTCCTCTGCCTCACTCCTATGAAAGTGCACTTCGAGTTCTCT contains the following coding sequences:
- the LOC133789456 gene encoding putative dehydration-responsive element-binding protein 2H; translation: MEYYKEEESNNSINNNNNNAINSNCNNDKKATMERSRKKRMKGKGGPENSKCTFIGVRQRTWGKWVAEIRKPNRGARLWLGTFNTAIEAAGAYDDAAWKQYGPGAKLNLPGRHHHYPQYSSTSSGADFESAGPLSRAVSAESGEFGGLDGFTWPQLGYGEDDDYMELMMNSSVELSFGGEGECLFSHLIGDGSACISFE